Proteins co-encoded in one Sulfuricaulis limicola genomic window:
- a CDS encoding VacJ family lipoprotein, whose translation MRHLPSEKITSGIHRLFLRQFRLLLAGLCLLGVSACATTQQGPGEETPPAQTEAEQDNARDPLEGFNRAMYTFNDKFDRYLLKPVAKGYRAITPKPVRRGISNFFSNLHDPGVMLNNLLQGKPKQAGSDLGRFLVNSTIGIAGLFDVASKMGMEKHNEDFGQTLGKWGVGEGPYLVLPFLGPSTVRDGAALPVDWETYPPNHMEETSTRDKMLVVEVVDKRAQYLEAGDILDQAAGQDPYIFVREAYRQRRVNQIYDGNPPQAAPPPGLFEDDEPAPKSPAQPGTSSTTP comes from the coding sequence GTGCGCCATCTCCCGTCTGAAAAAATAACCAGCGGCATCCATCGCCTGTTTCTCCGCCAATTCCGTTTGCTGCTGGCTGGCCTCTGTCTCCTCGGCGTCAGTGCCTGCGCCACGACGCAACAAGGTCCCGGCGAGGAAACGCCGCCGGCGCAGACCGAGGCGGAACAGGACAACGCGCGCGACCCGCTGGAAGGTTTCAACCGCGCTATGTACACGTTCAACGACAAGTTTGACCGCTACCTGCTCAAACCGGTCGCCAAGGGTTACCGCGCGATCACACCCAAGCCGGTGCGAAGAGGCATCTCGAATTTCTTCAGTAACCTGCACGACCCGGGGGTCATGCTGAACAACCTATTGCAGGGCAAACCGAAGCAGGCCGGCTCCGATCTGGGCCGTTTCCTGGTGAATTCCACCATCGGTATCGCCGGGCTGTTCGACGTCGCGAGCAAAATGGGCATGGAGAAGCACAACGAGGACTTCGGCCAGACCCTGGGCAAGTGGGGCGTGGGCGAGGGGCCGTATCTGGTGCTGCCGTTCCTCGGGCCAAGCACCGTGCGCGACGGCGCGGCGCTGCCAGTGGATTGGGAAACCTATCCGCCGAATCACATGGAAGAAACCAGCACGCGCGACAAGATGCTGGTGGTGGAGGTGGTGGACAAGCGCGCGCAGTATCTCGAAGCCGGCGATATTCTCGACCAGGCGGCCGGGCAGGACCCGTATATTTTCGTGCGTGAGGCCTACCGCCAGCGCCGGGTCAACCAGATCTACGACGGCAATCCGCCGCAGGCCGCCCCGCCGCCGGGGCTGTTCGAGGATGACGAACCGGCGCCGAAATCGCCAGCTCAACCGGGTACGTCGAGCACTACACCTTAA
- a CDS encoding YbhB/YbcL family Raf kinase inhibitor-like protein: MSLILTSTAFRDQEEIPSRYTCDGDDVSPPLAWSGVPSAAKSLVLIVDDPDAPDPKAPKMTWVHWLLYNIPPTATGLPEHVASKNLPQGTLGGVNDWKRTGYGGPCPPIGRHRYFHKLYALDTVLPDLKHPTKARLEGAMKGHILSQAEIVGTYER, encoded by the coding sequence ATGTCCCTGATCCTGACTTCCACAGCGTTCCGCGACCAGGAGGAGATTCCGTCGCGCTACACCTGCGATGGCGACGACGTTTCACCACCGCTGGCCTGGTCCGGCGTGCCGTCCGCTGCCAAAAGCCTTGTTCTCATCGTGGATGATCCCGACGCGCCCGACCCCAAGGCGCCCAAAATGACCTGGGTGCATTGGTTGCTCTACAACATTCCACCGACAGCCACCGGTTTGCCGGAGCATGTCGCATCGAAGAATCTGCCGCAGGGAACGTTGGGGGGCGTCAACGACTGGAAGCGCACGGGTTATGGCGGACCCTGTCCACCCATCGGCCGCCATCGTTATTTCCACAAACTTTATGCGCTGGATACAGTGTTGCCAGATCTGAAGCACCCGACCAAGGCCAGGCTCGAGGGCGCCATGAAAGGGCATATCCTTTCGCAGGCCGAGATCGTGGGAACGTATGAGCGTTAG
- a CDS encoding nitrate reductase: MNRPIRTTCPYCGVGCGVLAAVAADGTTEIRGDSEHPANFGRLCSKGAALGETLGHSERLLHPEVRGKACDWNTALDAVANGFARAIREHGPDSVAFYVSGQLLTEDYYVANKLMKGFIGSANIDTNSRLCMSSSVAGHQRAFGSDTVPGNYQDLELATLIVLIGSNTAWCHPVIYQRIRAAKEKNPDLKIVVIDPRQTATSEIADLHLPVKPGSDALLFNGLLAYLHDRGDSNTHFVDAFTEGMQPALDAAHACAPSTAAVASGCGLREQDVTRFYLWFSVNEKTVSVYSQGINQTSSGTDKVNAIINCHLLTGRIGRPGMGPFSVTGQPNAMGGREVGGLANQLAAHMNFDAGNVDRVRRFWNSSNVAQRPGLKAVDLFRAVGEGKIKALWIMATNPAVSLPDADRVREALAQCEFVVVSDCVRATDTTAYAHVLLPASAWGEKNGTVTNSERRISRQRAFLEPAGEARPDWWIVSEVARRMGYAQAFDYHSPADIFREHAALSGFENDGKRDFDLGALATLADAEYEGFSPIQWPVPRDRPQGTPRMFADGRFYTENHKARFVAVTPRGPFNEKDDEYPLALNTGRVRDHWHTLTRTGLSPRLSGHIVEPFAEIHPQDARQHGIKDGTLVSLATRWGEMLARARVTETQRPGSVFAPIHWNDQYARRARADALVNPATDPVSGQPEFKHTPVNVTPYQAAWHAFLLSHRRLDVADASYCARATGQGFWRYELAGETPSWDWPRWARALLCAPLENGVRTEWIDYLDSGAGQYRGARLLGGRLESCLFVARTPELPARDWLASLFSRDALTREERMHLLAGTLPSQAAGASGGIVCACFSVGKNSIIDAIREKRLGTAEEVGQCLKAGTNCGSCIPEIKALLRQAQSAA; encoded by the coding sequence ATGAATCGACCGATCAGAACCACCTGTCCCTATTGCGGTGTCGGGTGCGGCGTGCTCGCGGCCGTCGCCGCCGACGGCACGACGGAAATCCGCGGCGATTCCGAACATCCCGCGAATTTCGGGCGGCTGTGCTCCAAGGGCGCCGCGCTCGGCGAAACCCTGGGCCATTCCGAGCGCCTGCTGCATCCCGAAGTCCGGGGTAAAGCTTGCGACTGGAACACGGCGCTGGATGCCGTGGCGAATGGTTTCGCCCGCGCGATCCGCGAGCACGGCCCCGACAGCGTGGCGTTTTATGTCTCCGGCCAGTTGCTGACGGAGGATTATTACGTCGCCAACAAGCTCATGAAGGGCTTCATCGGTTCGGCCAACATCGACACCAATTCGCGCCTGTGCATGTCTTCCAGCGTCGCCGGCCACCAGCGCGCCTTCGGCAGCGACACGGTGCCCGGCAATTACCAGGACCTGGAACTGGCGACCCTGATCGTCCTGATCGGCTCCAACACCGCCTGGTGCCATCCCGTCATTTACCAGCGCATCCGCGCGGCCAAGGAAAAAAATCCCGATCTCAAGATCGTCGTCATCGATCCACGCCAGACTGCCACCAGCGAGATCGCCGATCTGCATTTGCCGGTAAAACCGGGAAGCGATGCCCTGCTGTTCAACGGCCTGCTGGCGTATCTGCACGATCGCGGTGACAGCAACACGCATTTTGTCGATGCATTTACCGAAGGCATGCAGCCGGCGCTGGATGCCGCCCATGCCTGTGCGCCCTCCACGGCCGCCGTCGCCAGCGGCTGCGGCCTGCGGGAACAGGACGTGACGCGGTTTTACCTGTGGTTTTCCGTCAACGAAAAAACCGTCAGCGTATATTCCCAGGGCATCAACCAAACCTCCAGCGGCACCGACAAGGTCAACGCCATCATCAACTGTCATCTGCTCACGGGGCGCATCGGGCGTCCGGGCATGGGGCCGTTCTCGGTCACGGGCCAGCCCAACGCCATGGGCGGGCGCGAAGTCGGCGGGCTCGCGAACCAGTTGGCGGCGCACATGAATTTCGACGCGGGGAATGTAGACCGCGTGCGCCGCTTCTGGAACAGCTCGAATGTCGCGCAGAGGCCCGGCTTGAAGGCCGTGGACCTGTTCCGCGCCGTGGGCGAAGGCAAAATCAAGGCGCTGTGGATCATGGCCACCAATCCCGCCGTGAGCCTGCCGGACGCCGACCGCGTGCGGGAGGCGCTGGCGCAATGCGAGTTCGTGGTCGTTTCCGACTGCGTGCGCGCCACCGACACCACGGCCTATGCGCATGTGCTGCTGCCGGCCAGCGCTTGGGGCGAGAAAAACGGCACCGTCACCAATTCCGAACGCCGCATTTCGCGCCAGCGCGCGTTCCTGGAACCGGCGGGCGAGGCGCGGCCGGATTGGTGGATCGTCAGTGAAGTCGCGCGGCGCATGGGTTATGCCCAGGCGTTCGACTACCACTCCCCCGCCGATATTTTCCGCGAGCATGCCGCACTTTCCGGATTTGAAAATGACGGCAAGCGCGATTTCGATCTCGGCGCGCTCGCGACACTCGCTGACGCGGAATACGAGGGATTCTCGCCGATCCAGTGGCCGGTGCCGCGGGACCGCCCGCAGGGCACGCCTCGGATGTTCGCCGATGGCCGGTTTTACACCGAAAACCACAAGGCTCGCTTCGTGGCGGTGACACCGCGCGGTCCGTTCAATGAAAAAGACGACGAATATCCGCTGGCGCTCAACACCGGGCGGGTGCGCGATCACTGGCACACGCTCACGCGCACCGGCCTGTCGCCACGGTTGTCGGGACATATCGTGGAGCCCTTCGCCGAGATTCACCCGCAGGATGCGCGGCAACACGGCATCAAGGACGGCACGCTGGTATCGCTGGCCACACGCTGGGGCGAGATGCTGGCGCGCGCCCGTGTGACCGAGACGCAAAGGCCCGGCAGCGTGTTCGCGCCGATCCACTGGAATGATCAATACGCGCGGCGGGCACGCGCCGATGCGCTGGTGAATCCGGCCACCGATCCGGTGTCGGGCCAGCCGGAATTCAAGCACACGCCGGTGAACGTCACGCCGTATCAAGCCGCCTGGCATGCCTTCCTGCTGTCACACCGGCGGCTCGACGTCGCCGATGCCTCCTATTGCGCGCGCGCCACCGGCCAGGGTTTCTGGCGCTACGAACTCGCGGGCGAAACGCCGTCCTGGGACTGGCCACGCTGGGCGCGGGCGCTGTTGTGCGCCCCGCTCGAAAACGGCGTACGCACGGAATGGATCGATTATCTCGACAGCGGCGCCGGCCAGTACCGCGGCGCGCGCCTGCTCGGCGGGCGTCTGGAAAGCTGCCTGTTCGTCGCGCGCACCCCCGAACTCCCGGCACGCGACTGGCTGGCCTCGCTGTTCAGCCGCGATGCCCTCACGCGCGAGGAACGCATGCACCTGCTCGCCGGCACCCTGCCGTCACAGGCCGCGGGCGCGAGCGGCGGCATCGTCTGCGCCTGTTTCAGCGTGGGAAAGAATTCGATCATCGACGCCATACGCGAAAAGCGTCTCGGCACAGCGGAGGAAGTGGGTCAGTGCCTCAAGGCCGGCACCAATTGCGGTTCCTGCATTCCGGAGATTAAGGCTTTGCTGCGGCAGGCGCAGTCGGCGGCGTAA
- a CDS encoding REP-associated tyrosine transposase: MPNYRRANVSGGTYFFTVNTLSRQAILLDDDIRTALREGIASVRQSHPFTIEAWALLPDHLHCIWTLPSGDHDFSTRWQVIKRIVTQRCSTRLNRPDLMTAWRTQRKQGTLWQHRYWEHLIRDENDYRCHVDYIHWNPVKHGYIKRAGDWPYSTFHRHVASSVYPPDWGIDASIIDEGNFGESE; the protein is encoded by the coding sequence ATGCCGAATTACCGGCGAGCCAATGTCAGCGGCGGGACATATTTCTTTACCGTCAACACCCTTAGTCGTCAGGCCATTCTGCTGGATGACGATATCCGGACGGCATTGCGCGAAGGCATTGCATCGGTCAGGCAATCCCACCCTTTCACTATTGAGGCTTGGGCACTGTTGCCAGATCATCTGCATTGCATCTGGACATTGCCGTCTGGTGATCATGATTTCTCGACGCGATGGCAAGTCATCAAGCGCATTGTCACGCAGCGCTGTAGCACTCGCTTAAATCGCCCTGATCTCATGACAGCGTGGCGTACCCAACGCAAGCAAGGGACGCTCTGGCAGCATCGTTATTGGGAACATCTGATCCGGGACGAGAACGATTATCGATGTCATGTCGATTACATTCACTGGAATCCGGTCAAACACGGCTATATCAAACGTGCGGGAGACTGGCCTTATTCGACATTCCACCGGCACGTGGCGTCTAGTGTATATCCGCCTGATTGGGGGATTGATGCGTCGATAATCGACGAGGGAAATTTTGGCGAGTCAGAATAA
- the pnp gene encoding polyribonucleotide nucleotidyltransferase — MALAKITKSFQYGKHTVTLETGEIARQASGACVASMGDTVVLATAVTMKEPMPGKDFFPMTVDYQEKTFAAGRIPGGFFKREGRPSEKEILTSRLIDRPIRPLFPEGFTNEVQIIATVISVDPDIDADIVAMLGASAALKLSGAPFNGPIGAARVGYQGGQYLLNPGNKELVDSQLNLVVAGTEKAVLMVESEAQQLSEEVMLGAVMFGHEQMQAAIKAINELVKDAGVQPWAWQPPVEDSALKNTLQAEFGPLIAEGYGIKEKTARQDRIAEIREMAIGKHAAEGAPAGTKEKVQKIIGDIEYRTVRDKILSGAARIDGRDTRTVRPITIRTGVLPRTHGSALFTRGETQALVVTTLGTGRDAQIIDALEGERKDPFMLHYNFPPYSVGEVGRVGSPKRREVGHGRLAKRAVVAVLPDMETYPYVLRVVSEITESNGSSSMATVCGASLSMMDAGVPIKSPVAGVAMGLIKEEKRFAVLTDIIGDEDHLGDMDFKVAGTTNGVTALQMDIKIEGINKEIMEVALKQAKEGRLHILGEMSKAISAPRAELSEYAPRIIAIKINPERIRDVIGKGGATIRALTEETGCTIDIEDDGTVKIASADNVAAQEAVRRVRQLTADVEVGMVYEGKVAKLMDFGAFVTILPGKDGLVHISQISRERVENVGDKLKEGEVVRVKVLEVDKQGRIRLSIKALQEEQVS, encoded by the coding sequence ATGGCCTTGGCAAAAATCACGAAATCTTTTCAGTACGGCAAACACACCGTCACCCTGGAAACCGGCGAGATCGCGCGCCAGGCCAGCGGCGCCTGCGTCGCCAGCATGGGCGATACCGTGGTGCTGGCCACCGCGGTGACCATGAAGGAACCGATGCCCGGCAAGGATTTTTTCCCCATGACCGTGGATTATCAGGAAAAAACCTTCGCCGCCGGCCGCATCCCGGGCGGATTCTTCAAGCGTGAAGGCCGTCCCTCGGAAAAGGAAATCCTCACCTCGCGCCTCATCGACCGTCCCATCCGTCCGCTGTTTCCCGAAGGTTTCACCAACGAAGTCCAGATCATCGCCACCGTTATCTCGGTGGACCCGGATATCGATGCCGATATCGTCGCCATGCTCGGCGCCTCCGCGGCGCTCAAGCTTTCGGGCGCGCCGTTCAACGGCCCCATCGGCGCCGCGCGCGTCGGCTACCAGGGCGGCCAGTACCTGCTCAACCCGGGCAACAAGGAACTGGTGGATTCCCAGCTCAACCTCGTGGTCGCTGGCACCGAGAAAGCGGTGCTGATGGTCGAATCCGAGGCGCAGCAGTTGTCGGAAGAAGTCATGCTCGGCGCCGTCATGTTTGGTCACGAACAGATGCAGGCCGCGATCAAGGCGATCAATGAATTAGTCAAAGACGCCGGCGTGCAACCCTGGGCTTGGCAGCCGCCGGTCGAGGACAGCGCGCTCAAGAACACCCTGCAGGCTGAATTCGGCCCGCTCATCGCCGAGGGCTATGGCATCAAGGAGAAGACCGCGCGCCAGGATCGCATCGCCGAGATCCGCGAGATGGCGATCGGCAAGCACGCGGCCGAAGGCGCACCCGCCGGCACCAAGGAAAAGGTCCAGAAAATTATCGGTGACATCGAATACCGCACCGTGCGCGACAAGATTCTTTCCGGTGCCGCGCGCATCGACGGCCGCGACACCCGCACCGTGCGCCCCATCACCATCCGCACCGGCGTGTTGCCGCGCACCCACGGTTCCGCGCTGTTCACGCGCGGCGAGACCCAGGCGCTGGTCGTCACCACGCTCGGCACCGGGCGCGACGCGCAGATCATCGACGCCCTGGAAGGCGAGCGCAAAGACCCGTTCATGCTGCATTACAACTTCCCCCCGTACTCGGTGGGTGAAGTCGGCCGCGTCGGCAGCCCCAAGCGCCGCGAGGTCGGTCACGGGCGTCTGGCCAAGCGCGCCGTCGTGGCCGTGCTGCCGGACATGGAAACCTATCCGTACGTCCTGCGCGTGGTGTCCGAGATCACCGAATCCAACGGCTCCAGCTCCATGGCCACCGTTTGTGGCGCCTCGCTGTCCATGATGGACGCCGGCGTGCCCATCAAGTCCCCGGTCGCGGGCGTCGCCATGGGCCTGATCAAGGAAGAAAAGCGTTTCGCCGTGCTCACCGACATCATCGGTGACGAGGACCATCTCGGCGACATGGACTTCAAGGTCGCCGGCACCACCAACGGCGTGACCGCGCTGCAGATGGACATCAAGATCGAGGGCATCAACAAGGAGATCATGGAAGTCGCGCTCAAGCAGGCGAAGGAAGGCCGGCTGCATATCCTGGGCGAGATGAGCAAGGCGATTTCCGCGCCGCGCGCCGAACTCTCCGAGTACGCCCCGCGCATCATCGCCATCAAGATCAACCCGGAGCGCATCCGCGACGTCATCGGCAAGGGCGGCGCCACCATCCGCGCGCTCACCGAGGAAACCGGCTGCACCATCGACATCGAGGACGACGGCACGGTCAAGATCGCCTCGGCCGACAACGTCGCCGCGCAGGAAGCCGTGCGCCGCGTCAGGCAGCTCACCGCCGACGTCGAAGTCGGCATGGTCTACGAGGGCAAGGTCGCCAAGCTCATGGATTTCGGCGCCTTCGTCACCATCCTGCCCGGCAAGGACGGCCTGGTGCACATCTCGCAGATCTCGCGCGAGCGCGTCGAGAACGTGGGCGACAAGCTGAAGGAAGGCGAGGTCGTCCGGGTCAAGGTGCTGGAAGTGGACAAGCAGGGCCGCATCCGCCTGTCCATCAAGGCCTTGCAGGAAGAACAGGTCTCCTGA
- the rpsO gene encoding 30S ribosomal protein S15, with product MTVPRETKAKVMQEYQTHEGDTGSPEVQVALLSTQIEELSSHFQTHPKDHHSRIGLLKMVNKRRQLLEYLKNSDSDRYRALIERLGLRK from the coding sequence ATGACCGTCCCCCGCGAGACCAAGGCCAAGGTCATGCAGGAATACCAGACTCACGAAGGAGACACGGGCTCGCCCGAGGTCCAGGTTGCCCTGCTGTCCACCCAAATCGAAGAATTATCCAGCCATTTTCAGACCCATCCGAAGGATCATCATTCGCGCATCGGTCTGCTGAAGATGGTGAACAAGCGCCGCCAGCTGCTCGAATACCTGAAGAACTCCGACAGCGACCGTTACCGCGCGCTCATCGAGCGGCTCGGCCTGCGCAAGTAA
- the truB gene encoding tRNA pseudouridine(55) synthase TruB, which translates to MLLDKPVGLTSNQALQTVKHLLNACKGGHSGSLDPIATGLLPLFFGEATKLTQFLLNADKRYWTVFRLGQSTTTYDSEGEVTATRPVGAGRRDIERALERFRGEIEQVPPMYSAIKHQGEALYKLARAGVEIEREPRRITIHEIKLLSLENDLLTLEIACSKGTYVRSLAHDLGEILGCGAHVVQLRRTGIGHVGIENAVPLERLQALETPVERARLLQPVDSVLHELPDVHLTPLAAHYLKQGQSVSTQHGFKPGWVRLYEGDTRFLGMGEVQDDGRVAPRRLLALGENP; encoded by the coding sequence ATGTTGCTCGACAAGCCGGTGGGCCTGACCTCGAACCAGGCGCTGCAGACGGTCAAGCACCTGCTCAACGCCTGCAAGGGCGGGCATTCGGGCAGCCTCGACCCCATCGCCACCGGGCTGTTGCCGCTGTTCTTCGGCGAGGCCACCAAGCTGACCCAGTTCCTGCTCAACGCCGACAAGCGTTACTGGACGGTTTTCCGGCTCGGGCAGAGCACCACCACCTACGACAGCGAGGGCGAGGTCACGGCCACGCGCCCGGTCGGCGCCGGTCGGCGCGACATCGAGCGCGCGCTGGAGCGTTTTCGCGGCGAGATCGAACAGGTGCCGCCGATGTATTCCGCCATCAAGCACCAGGGTGAGGCGCTCTACAAGCTGGCCCGCGCCGGGGTGGAGATCGAGCGCGAGCCGCGCCGCATCACCATCCATGAAATCAAGCTGTTAAGCCTCGAAAACGACCTGCTGACACTGGAGATTGCCTGCTCCAAGGGCACCTATGTGCGCAGCTTGGCGCACGACCTGGGCGAGATCCTGGGCTGCGGGGCGCATGTGGTGCAGTTGCGCCGCACCGGCATCGGCCACGTCGGCATCGAAAATGCCGTGCCGCTCGAGCGTTTGCAGGCCCTGGAGACCCCGGTGGAGCGCGCCCGGCTGTTGCAGCCGGTGGACAGCGTGCTGCACGAGCTGCCGGACGTGCACCTGACGCCGCTCGCGGCCCATTACCTGAAACAGGGGCAATCGGTGTCGACCCAGCATGGCTTCAAACCCGGCTGGGTACGGCTGTACGAGGGCGACACGCGCTTTCTCGGCATGGGGGAAGTGCAGGACGACGGGCGGGTGGCGCCGCGGCGCCTGCTGGCACTGGGTGAAAATCCCTGA
- the rbfA gene encoding 30S ribosome-binding factor RbfA yields the protein MKTESNRPRRVAELIRRELAMLIPRELDDPHAHQITITGAEVSRDMSSARIYYSLLSGAAEAKQTTKSLNRAAGFLRHALMERVSLRSVPALRFYFDESVERGARIDSLIEQAITEDSKTKSK from the coding sequence ATGAAAACAGAATCCAATCGCCCGCGGCGCGTCGCTGAACTCATCCGGCGTGAACTCGCCATGCTCATCCCGCGCGAGCTCGACGACCCGCACGCACACCAGATCACGATCACGGGGGCGGAGGTGTCGCGCGACATGTCTTCCGCCCGTATCTATTATTCGCTGCTGAGTGGCGCGGCGGAGGCGAAGCAGACGACCAAGTCGCTCAACCGCGCCGCCGGATTCCTGCGGCATGCCCTGATGGAACGGGTGTCGTTGCGCAGCGTGCCGGCACTGCGGTTTTATTTCGACGAATCGGTGGAACGCGGCGCGCGCATCGACAGCCTGATCGAACAGGCGATTACTGAAGACAGTAAAACTAAAAGCAAATAA
- the infB gene encoding translation initiation factor IF-2, with protein sequence MTQITIKGFADQIGIPPETLLRQLDAAGIAAKSADDALSDDEKEKLFHYLRASHGGGDESAAKKKITLKRKSTSQVIQSTRTGASRTVQVEVRKKRTFIKRTAVEEVPAPTEEAPVEEPVEAAVAAPSLAEAPVSAPVAEAPVAEIPAAPKVEPAPPAAKPAIKPAPAAPAKEVKKPHKGKKERLEKLEERERGQLHLAAGKKLRRKVKHVSSRPVVTSVTGQHGFERPTAPIVHEVALPETVTVAELAQKMSIKAAEVIKVLMQMGTMVTINQVLDRDTATLVVEELGHVVKEAKPSSPEDLLAAPTAEAAAEAEPRPPVVTVMGHVDHGKTSLLDHIRKAKVASGEAGGITQHIGAYHVETPRGVVTFLDTPGHEAFTAMRARGAKATDIVILVVAADDGVMPQTVEAVHHARNAKVPLVVAVNKIDKPEAQPDRVRQELTKHEVVAEEWGGSEIFVNVSAKTGEGIDKLLEAVLLQAEVLELKAPKTGPAAGLVVEARLDKGRGPVATVLVQRGTLRKGDVILAGREYGRVRAMFDEKGRQIKDAGPSIPVEVQGLSGVPSAGEEVMVVESERKAREIALYRQGKFKDVQLARQQAAKLSDVFEQLKEDEGAKTLNLIIKADVQGSIEALTVALEKISTPEVKVKVVHGMVGGITESDVNLAVASNAVIIGFNVRADSAARKIIEHQGVDVHYYNVIYSAVEEVKAAMSGMLSPQIKEQMLGLAEVRDVFRSPKMGAVAGCYVVEGVVKRNRPIRVLRDNVVVFEGELESLRRFKDDAGEVKAGLECGIAVKNYNDVKVGDQIEVFERVEVARTL encoded by the coding sequence ATGACGCAAATCACGATAAAAGGCTTCGCAGACCAGATCGGCATCCCGCCCGAGACGCTGCTGCGCCAGCTCGACGCCGCCGGCATCGCGGCCAAAAGCGCGGACGACGCGCTGAGCGACGACGAAAAGGAAAAGCTGTTTCATTACCTGCGCGCCAGTCACGGCGGCGGCGATGAAAGCGCGGCCAAGAAGAAGATCACGCTCAAGCGCAAATCCACCAGCCAGGTCATCCAGAGCACGCGCACCGGCGCCAGCCGCACGGTGCAGGTCGAGGTGCGCAAGAAACGCACCTTCATCAAGCGCACGGCCGTCGAGGAAGTGCCTGCCCCGACGGAAGAGGCACCGGTCGAAGAGCCGGTCGAGGCGGCGGTAGCGGCACCGAGCCTGGCGGAAGCCCCGGTGAGCGCGCCGGTGGCCGAGGCCCCGGTGGCGGAAATTCCCGCGGCGCCGAAGGTCGAACCGGCGCCACCGGCGGCGAAACCCGCCATCAAGCCCGCGCCGGCAGCGCCGGCCAAAGAAGTGAAGAAGCCGCACAAGGGCAAGAAAGAACGGCTGGAGAAACTCGAAGAGCGCGAGCGCGGCCAGCTGCATCTGGCGGCCGGCAAGAAGCTGCGGCGCAAGGTCAAACATGTTTCCAGCCGGCCGGTCGTTACCAGCGTTACCGGTCAGCACGGTTTCGAGCGGCCCACTGCGCCGATCGTGCATGAAGTGGCGCTGCCCGAAACCGTCACCGTGGCCGAACTGGCCCAGAAGATGTCCATCAAGGCGGCCGAGGTCATCAAGGTGCTCATGCAAATGGGCACGATGGTCACGATCAACCAGGTGCTCGACCGCGACACCGCCACGCTCGTGGTCGAGGAACTGGGCCACGTCGTCAAGGAAGCCAAGCCGAGTTCTCCCGAAGATCTGCTTGCCGCGCCCACGGCCGAAGCCGCCGCGGAGGCCGAGCCGCGCCCGCCCGTCGTCACCGTCATGGGTCACGTCGATCACGGCAAGACCTCGCTGCTCGATCACATCCGCAAGGCCAAGGTGGCCTCGGGCGAGGCCGGCGGCATCACCCAGCACATCGGCGCCTATCACGTGGAGACACCCCGGGGCGTCGTCACTTTCCTGGACACGCCCGGCCACGAGGCCTTTACCGCCATGCGTGCCCGCGGCGCCAAGGCCACCGATATCGTTATTCTGGTGGTGGCGGCCGACGACGGCGTCATGCCGCAGACGGTCGAGGCGGTGCATCACGCGCGCAACGCCAAGGTGCCACTGGTGGTGGCGGTGAACAAGATCGACAAACCCGAGGCGCAACCCGATCGCGTACGCCAGGAACTCACCAAACACGAAGTCGTTGCCGAGGAATGGGGCGGCAGTGAAATATTTGTGAACGTCTCCGCCAAGACCGGCGAAGGCATCGACAAGCTGCTCGAGGCCGTTTTGCTGCAGGCCGAGGTGCTGGAACTGAAAGCCCCCAAGACCGGCCCCGCCGCGGGTCTGGTGGTGGAGGCGCGTCTCGACAAGGGGCGCGGTCCGGTGGCCACGGTGCTGGTGCAACGCGGCACGCTGCGCAAGGGCGACGTGATTCTCGCCGGCCGCGAATACGGGCGCGTGCGCGCCATGTTCGACGAGAAAGGCCGGCAGATCAAAGATGCCGGACCCTCGATCCCGGTTGAAGTCCAGGGCCTGTCCGGCGTGCCGAGCGCCGGCGAGGAAGTCATGGTGGTCGAATCCGAGCGCAAGGCGCGCGAGATCGCGCTCTACCGCCAGGGCAAGTTCAAGGACGTGCAGCTCGCGCGCCAGCAGGCGGCGAAACTGTCCGACGTGTTCGAGCAGCTGAAAGAGGACGAAGGGGCCAAGACCCTCAATCTCATCATCAAGGCCGACGTGCAGGGCTCCATCGAAGCGCTCACGGTCGCGCTCGAGAAGATTTCCACACCCGAAGTGAAGGTCAAGGTGGTGCACGGCATGGTCGGCGGCATCACCGAATCGGACGTGAACCTGGCGGTGGCGTCGAATGCCGTCATCATCGGCTTCAACGTGCGCGCCGACAGCGCTGCACGCAAGATAATCGAACATCAGGGTGTGGACGTGCATTACTACAACGTCATTTATAGCGCGGTGGAAGAGGTCAAGGCCGCCATGAGCGGCATGCTCAGTCCCCAGATCAAGGAGCAGATGCTGGGACTGGCCGAGGTACGCGACGTGTTCCGCTCACCCAAGATGGGCGCCGTCGCCGGCTGCTACGTGGTCGAAGGGGTGGTGAAACGCAATCGCCCGATCCGCGTGCTGCGCGACAACGTGGTGGTTTTCGAAGGCGAGCTCGAATCCCTGCGCCGCTTCAAGGACGACGCCGGTGAGGTCAAGGCCGGACTCGAATGCGGCATCGCCGTCAAGAATTACAACGACGTCAAGGTCGGCGACCAGATCGAGGTCTTCGAGCGCGTCGAGGTCGCCCGGACCCTGTAA